Genomic window (Clostridia bacterium):
TGATGTTATAATTTATATGTTTTTATATTTTATGGAGTTAAATTATGATTTTGATTACAGGGGCTAGAGGACATATAGGCAATACTTTGCTGTACAAATTAGCCCAAGAATATGGCAAGGATAATCTTAGGATTTTTGTAAGAAGTCAGAAAGACATAGATTATATAAAAGACCTTGCTGGCGAAATTGTCATAGGCGATATAAGAAATTATCAAGATGTACTTAACGCTGTAAAAGGCTGTAAATATGTTTTTCATACAGCAGCATTAATAAGCTTAGGCAAAAAGGTTACAAAAGAGTTATATGACACCAATGTTTTGGGTACCCAAAACATTATTAATGCTTGTTTAAATTGTGGTGTTAAAAGACTTATCTATACAAGCAGTGTTGAAGCATTATGGACTCCTAAGCAAGGAAAGATCACCGAAGTCCATGCAGATATAAAGGACGTTGACGGTGCATATGCTTATACTAAGATTTTGGCGGATAGAGAAATACAAAAGGGAAGAGAACAAGGTCTTGACATAATAGCTGTTTATCCCTCCGCTGTTATTGGTCCTAGAGATTATAAAGGTTCGTATTCAAAAAAGATAATTTCATACTATAAATCAAAGTTTTGGCTGAAATTTTATTTTAAGGGTGAATATAATTTTGTGGATGTTGAAGACGTGGCGGATGCGTTAAAAAACGCAATGACGGTAGAAACACACCGCAATGATTATATCTTAGCCAACCAAAAACAAAATATTAAGCAAATAGCCAAGCTGATAAGCAATGCGGCAAAAACTAATAGTGTATATATTCGTGTTCCATATTTTTTGGTGCTGTCCTTTGCTTTCTTATCTAATATATTTATGAAATTATTTGGAAAAACAGCAGTTTTTAACCCATATTCTATTTCAATATTACGAAGGAATTGTGATTTTAATATACAAAAGGCCAAGGATGATTTGAATTTTAATCCAAAAGATCTTAGTCAAACATTGATTGATACAGTCAATTGGCTCAAAAAGCGATAATTGATTGGTAATTTTTTGTATTTATAAAAACTTTATTGATTTATTATGCAAAAGACTTGCAATCCATTTAGAGTGTGTTAGAATAATGAATAAAAATGGATAGAGATACCGCGCAAAAAATTATAGATATATTAGAACAAAATTACGGCATTCCAAGTACAGCTCTTAGATATAATAATGAGTTTGAGCTGCTTGTTGCAGTGATTTTGAGTGCTCAATGTACAGACGAACGCGTAAACAAAGTTACACCGGCACTATTTGAACGCTTTGGCACGCCTCAAAAGATGGCGGAAGCCGACATAGAAGAAATAAAAAAACTTATTTTTTCTTGCGGTTTTTATAATAACAAAGCCCAAAGCCTAAAAAGTGCATCTCATGATTTGGTTGAGCGTTTTGGCGGCAAAGTTCCAAATACTCGTGAAGAACTTATGAGTTTAAGGGGAGTAGGCAGAAAAACAGCCAATGTAGTTTATGCGGTGGCTTTTGGCGGGCAGGCTATGCCGGTGGATACCCATGTTTTTAGAGTTTCGCATAGATTGGGGTTTAGCAATGCTACCACGCCCGAAAAAACAGAAACAGATATAGTAAATTTATTAGATAACAAACAACTGACCAAATCACATCATTTGTTTATAACGCACGGCAGGCAAGTATGCCATGCTAGAAATCCAAAATGTGAAGTATGTTGTGTAAAGGAGTTATGTGCTTTTTATGAACAAAATTTTATCAAAGCGTAAACTTGCAGAAAATATTATTGAATATATATTTGATGCTCCCAAAGTCGTTCGTCATGCCAAAGCAGGACGGTTTGTCATATTGCGAGTTGACGAAAAAGGAGAGAGAGTCCCTTTTTCTATTTGCGATACCAATGCCCAAAAAGGAACACTTACTTTGCTTATACAGACATTGGGCGCTTCTACTATGAAGTTAGCAAAACTTGAAGCAGGCGACAGCGTCAGCGATATTACAGGACCTTTGGGAACACCTTCTCATCTTGACGCATATTCCAATCCTGTATTAGTAGGCGGAGGAATAGGTTGTGCTGATGTCTATCCTCAGGCCAAAATGTTTAAGGCTTTGGGCAGACCTTGCGATGTAATAATAGGCGCAAGAAATAAAGATTTGATTTTGTATGAAAACGAATTCAAAGCAGTCAGCAAAAACCTTTATCTAACAACTGATGACGGAAGTTATATAAGAAAAGGCTTTGTAACTGATGTTTTGAAAGAACGCATTGAACAAGGCGGCAATTATGATGTTGTGTTTGCGGTAGGACCTGTTCCTATGATGAAAGCAATTTGCAATTTGACCAAAAATTATAATATAAAAACAATAGTCAGCATGAACACATTGATGGTTGACGGTACAGGAATGTGCGGATGCTGCCGTGTTACTGTAGGCGGTGTTACAAAGTATGCTTGCGTTGACGGTCCCGAATTTGATGGACATCTGATTGATTGGGATGAAGCGATTAACCGTTCTAAAATATATAAGAATTATGAAGCTGAGCATATATGCCGTCTGACTGGTGAGAAGAGGTAAGGAGAAATAAAATGGTAAAACGCGATAGACAAAAACAAAAAGAACTTGCACCGTTAGATAGAATAAAGACTTTTGAAGAAGTAAGCTGTACCTTTGATGACGAAACAGCGGTATTGGAAGCGCAAAGATGCCTTCAA
Coding sequences:
- the nth gene encoding endonuclease III, translated to MDRDTAQKIIDILEQNYGIPSTALRYNNEFELLVAVILSAQCTDERVNKVTPALFERFGTPQKMAEADIEEIKKLIFSCGFYNNKAQSLKSASHDLVERFGGKVPNTREELMSLRGVGRKTANVVYAVAFGGQAMPVDTHVFRVSHRLGFSNATTPEKTETDIVNLLDNKQLTKSHHLFITHGRQVCHARNPKCEVCCVKELCAFYEQNFIKA
- a CDS encoding NAD-dependent epimerase/dehydratase family protein, whose protein sequence is MILITGARGHIGNTLLYKLAQEYGKDNLRIFVRSQKDIDYIKDLAGEIVIGDIRNYQDVLNAVKGCKYVFHTAALISLGKKVTKELYDTNVLGTQNIINACLNCGVKRLIYTSSVEALWTPKQGKITEVHADIKDVDGAYAYTKILADREIQKGREQGLDIIAVYPSAVIGPRDYKGSYSKKIISYYKSKFWLKFYFKGEYNFVDVEDVADALKNAMTVETHRNDYILANQKQNIKQIAKLISNAAKTNSVYIRVPYFLVLSFAFLSNIFMKLFGKTAVFNPYSISILRRNCDFNIQKAKDDLNFNPKDLSQTLIDTVNWLKKR
- a CDS encoding sulfide/dihydroorotate dehydrogenase-like FAD/NAD-binding protein — its product is MNKILSKRKLAENIIEYIFDAPKVVRHAKAGRFVILRVDEKGERVPFSICDTNAQKGTLTLLIQTLGASTMKLAKLEAGDSVSDITGPLGTPSHLDAYSNPVLVGGGIGCADVYPQAKMFKALGRPCDVIIGARNKDLILYENEFKAVSKNLYLTTDDGSYIRKGFVTDVLKERIEQGGNYDVVFAVGPVPMMKAICNLTKNYNIKTIVSMNTLMVDGTGMCGCCRVTVGGVTKYACVDGPEFDGHLIDWDEAINRSKIYKNYEAEHICRLTGEKR